A window of Cellulomonas wangleii genomic DNA:
TGCAGCCCCACCGGCTGCCCGCCTGGGTGCGGCGCCAGCTGCCCGACCCGCAGCTGCTCATGGCCGAGGCACAGCCGTCCGGCGTGCGCCTGGTCCTGCGCACCCGCGCGACGGTCGTCGAGCTCGACGCCCACCCCACCCGCCTGGCGTACGTGGGCGGCCCGGCCCGCCCGGCCGGCGTCTACGAGCTGCTGGTCGACGGCGAGGTCGTCGCCGGCGCGACGGTGGACGGCGGCGACCTCCTGCTGATCGACCCGGTCACCGGCGGCCGCGAGGTCCGCCCCGGCGAGCCGGGGACGGTCGCCTTCACCGGGCTGCCCGACCGCGACAAGACCGTCGAGCTGTGGCTGCCGCACAACGAGCTCGCGACCCTCGTCGCGCTGCGCACCGACGCACCGGTGCACCCGGTGCCGACCGGTGACCGCCCGGTGTGGCTGCACCACGGCTCGTCGATCAGCCACGGGTCCAACGCGACCACCCCCACCGGCACGTGGCCCGCGCTGGCGGCACGGGCGGCCGGGGTGGACCTGGTCAACCTCGGGTTCGGCGGCAGCGCGCTGCTGGACCCCCAGACCGCACGGACGATGCGCGACACCCCCGCCGACCTGATCTCGGTCAAGATGGGCATCAACATCGTCAACGGCGACACCATGCGGCTGCGGACGTTCACCGCCGCGGTCCACGGGTTCCTCGACACGATCCGTGACGGCCACCCCGAGACCCCGCTGCTGGTGGTCTCCCCGGTCCTGTGCCCCATCCACGAGGACACCCCCGGGCCGGGCGCCTTCGACCCGAGCACGTTCGGGTCCGGGACGGTGCGGTTCGTCGCCACCGGCGACCCGGCCGAGGTCCCGGCGGGGCGGCTGACCCTCACGGTGGTCCGGGACGAGCTGAGCCGCATCGTCGCCCAGCGTCGGCAGGACGACCCGCACCTGGCCTACCTGGACGGTCGCGAGCTGTACGGGACGCCGGACGCGGCGGCCCACCCGCTGCCCGACGCGCTGCACCCCGACGCCGCGACGCACCGGGTCGTCGGGGAGCGGTTCGCCCGCCTCGCGTTCGGCCCGGGTGGTGTGCTCGCGTCGTCGCGCTGAGACCGGCGCCCTCAGCCCCGCGGGCCGAGGAGCCGCGCCCTGGCCCGTCACACGTGACGGGCCAGGGCGCCGCGCCTCACGCGGTCGAGCGGTTCGAGCGGGCGAAGTGCACGTCGATGCACGGCGCGAGCACGACCTCGGTGCTCCCGTCTGCTCGCGTCGCGCCCGTGGCGTACCCCCAACGGTGGGCGGCATCGAGATCGCCACGGACGATGACCGTCGAGGTCTCGACGTCCCACCGGACATCGAGACCCAGCGCGATGAGCACCGGCACGTCCCCGGGATCGGCCTGCCGGAGGTCGGCGTCGACCCACTCGGCGACGAGGTCGGCGCGCGTCGCGTACGACAGGGGGTCGACCGTCTCAGCCTCGGCCGGATCGCGCTGCTCGCGGTCCAGGCGAGCCACCTCGTCGAACAGCGCGAGAACCGGCCCCACCGAGATGTCCGGAGGATCGCCGAACCCCTCCGTCTGGGCCGCCAGCAGGCTCGCCTGGTAGCCCAGCTCGTGGCGCAGCGCGACCATCGCGCGCCAGGCGTCGTCGGACGCCGCGGCGTCCTCCGCGCCCATGAAGCCCGCCTGCTCCCGCCATGCGCGGCGTGCCGACACGCCCGCCGTGGCGCGTGCCCGGAGCCCCCGGGCCGCGGCGGGGTCGGCCGTCTCGAGCTCCGCTGCGAGCATCCGCTGCCCCTCGGGCGTGGCGTCGTACTCGGTCTGCGCGCGCAGTGCTGCCTGGTACTCGGGCGACATGGCCGCCTCGTACCTGCGCTGCG
This region includes:
- a CDS encoding SGNH/GDSL hydrolase family protein translates to MTSLTPTPLTDDLVHGALELERTPRGVQPHRLPAWVRRQLPDPQLLMAEAQPSGVRLVLRTRATVVELDAHPTRLAYVGGPARPAGVYELLVDGEVVAGATVDGGDLLLIDPVTGGREVRPGEPGTVAFTGLPDRDKTVELWLPHNELATLVALRTDAPVHPVPTGDRPVWLHHGSSISHGSNATTPTGTWPALAARAAGVDLVNLGFGGSALLDPQTARTMRDTPADLISVKMGINIVNGDTMRLRTFTAAVHGFLDTIRDGHPETPLLVVSPVLCPIHEDTPGPGAFDPSTFGSGTVRFVATGDPAEVPAGRLTLTVVRDELSRIVAQRRQDDPHLAYLDGRELYGTPDAAAHPLPDALHPDAATHRVVGERFARLAFGPGGVLASSR